The Solenopsis invicta isolate M01_SB chromosome 12, UNIL_Sinv_3.0, whole genome shotgun sequence DNA window CGAGCTTGTTTTCGCACTGGTTCCTCCATCAGTCTTTTTTAATCGATTTGAATCAGCTGGTTGTCAAATTTCACAGTATCATAATACGATACAACACGCAAAAGTAGAGAAAGTGCAATGCACCTATGCACGCCGTAAAGTGAACCGTAAACAGAGGCTCATACATGTGTGTATAAATGTGCGCATGCGCACGCATAGTGTGTGCATGTATGTACAACGTGTACGCGTATGTATGTGCATATATATGTCGCTCATTTATTATACaactcaaaaaataaattttttcaatttcaatatttttaattattaaaattttgtaattttattttaatgcaatattgagATGACATTTTATAGTTTGATGTATATGTTTATCACAGATACATATACTCAGATTCTAATATTTAGGAAACAAATGCAATACAGtgtgatatataaataatgtaatacatAATGTAATACATAAATGTGATATTGTTTTTATCATCCCAGTCTGTACAGATGTCACTTATTCAAGTCCCCACTAACAGTGTCCattttgtagttttattagtttcttcttttttttaattaaaggaagtatcatatacatataaaagtttattgagATATAGCAAAAGAAATTTATGGATCTTACAGGATAATctttaatatagatatattatatcGCTTTCTccaaaataactttaattacatgtacctgaataaaaaattatatgttcgGCATTGTTATAATACCTGGCTGAATGTATGATATTGACATTGACACGTATGCTAATACTATCTGAGAGCCTTTCGCATCTTGTTGTAAACGATTTAATTCAACAGGTTGCAGGATTGAGTCTTCTTTTCTGTAATTTAATCAAGAGTTATTAAATACTGATATgcacagaaatataattttcttattaaaagataataccTTATCACTACTAAACTGTACAGTGGTTGACCAGGATTTGCCTTTCTATAATGTTGTGTACAAGAGTACACATTATATGATATCTTATATTTACTCTTTTTCCTTCTGACAATTCTTTCCGGTGCTGATTTTATTATAGCGAGTTTACTAAAGATTTCTGTCAGCGAGGATGCGTTTCTAGGACCAACCAAAGGATTGATAAGCTTTACAACTTGCACTTCTGTACAATCTTCctcattcatatttttataatcttcatCGTCGATAGTGATAGTTTTTTCTTCAGACCATCTTTTCTTCAATTCCATCCACGAACTAGTTCCTAAACGTGTCGTAAAAGAAGGCCGATTAACGATCTCATGACTGACTGAACTACTAGCATCATCGTGTCGTCGTCTTGAGACAACAGAATGCGCGTTGCTGTGTGTCAACGCGTTCTCTGTCATTCTCCGCTGACAAAATCTTTGCTGCCATAAAACATTTTGATAGAAGCCGTGTCGAAGCGAGTTCTCCGTAAAGAAATTTCTCGTTCGATATCCCTCTATCGGCATCATAAAATTGTTCATCTGTATGGTGAGACTTCTTTGAACGGCATTTCCATGGTTCCCAAAAGCGacgaataaattttgaaatacattcTGCGTGACCCTATTCTGCATATAAACGTCTGAAAGATAATTGTATGGAAATCTGTATGGATAAGGCAAGCTGATGTTCGTTCTGTGAACTTGGTCTAAGGCATAAAACGGTCGTGATGGACAAGATGGACTACGCGCAAGTGAAGGTGGATTTGGTAGCAAAGGACTTCTGTTATTAATAGCAAGAGGGCTCCTAGAGTGAGACGCATTTTGTCTGGCGTTGGTTCTATTATCTTTACAATTTTGTCGCACTCGTTTGTCGTTTTCCTGCATTTTTAAAATCGACGTCCGATTATATTGATACATGCTCCTCTGAGGCCTTATATTGTGTGGTATATATCGTCTGGAAATTTTCTCCTTAATTTCCGATTGTAAGGcgatatttggtaaaagattcAACATTTCCATTCTTGTCATACACCGAGGTAATTCTTGAATTTCATCGTCAGACAACAGCTCAATCACCTGAACaaagagggagaaaaaaaattatttttgacaaatatttaaaaaaaaaaaatcttacctCATGTTTTGATTTTTTCGCATGACACTCGTCATTTTGTGTAAAAACCTTCCGTTTCGCTGTATGTCTGGAATTATCACCTGTGCTACTAGAATCGATTATAGAAATTTCTGGCGGTGATACTTTGTCGTTTCTCTTAGGCAACTTTTTAACGTTACGCTGAATGCGAGCACCCGGCCATTTCGATGCTTTACACGACGTGtctttaagaattaaaatattgccCAACAAAGTCTCGTCGGAAATTATTTCCGGTTTAGAATTTCGATTCTTTTCTTCGTTATTTGTATCGTTTTCTGTTACATTGTTTGCCGTTCCTTGGGAAGTAGCTGGTTTATTTCCATTTTCATTACTTTCTATATTACATACAATGTCTACTAGATTACGTACTGTCTGTTTTACAGTTTCTTGTACAGTAGTTTTTTGATGGTCTTTTATATTAAGACTAACAGGAGGTTTATCCGATGTCTGTGGCGCATCCTTTGTCAAAGTTGGTTTGGATTTTTTTGAGTTTGGCTTATTCTGTGATTGGTTGTCAGACATTCTCAGTCCATTCTCAGGATCAACAATAATTTTCCGTTTAGCGGGAGCGGACTCATCCGTTTTGTTGCACTTGTCCAACTCTTCATACAAATAGCGTTGTATACGATAGCCATAGCGAGTTAATTGACTGTAAACCCTATATTCTTCCAGAGTACATGCCGAATCATCAAGCAAAATTTCGTATGCTTGCTGGATCGAACATGATAGTCCATTCCAAATGAGTTCAAGACAATTCTACAATAACATacaatagaatatattaaataaatctgaAATAATGCATACATGATtgaaacattgttaaaaaacGTGATATGTAGATTGTAGTACCGTTTCCATGAGAAATAATGTTTCCTCAGCTAGCAAATATAATGAACCATTCCTCTCCAGACCAAAATTGCTCCAGTCTTGACCAGATCTTTTAGTAACGCGAGCTCTCTTCTGAGATGGTAACCACTCGGCACAGGCTAATTCTGAGATGCGTTCAACCCTCTCAATATTCAACAAGTCTCTACGATTTTTAAGTCCATTCTCTATTTGAACATTTTGAAGCATGGAATTATCAGGCTCAAAATGCTTTTGTCCATTTTTAGGCAAAGTTTTCAAGGACCTCTCCCATTTCTCCAGAGTGTGATTAGTAATACCCCTGTTGCACAGCAATTCTTTGGCCCTGTTTGTACAAAAAACGTTGAATTTTTGACAATTAACTATATCATTAAACCTATGCGTTGCTAATTATAAATgttcaatgaaataaatgtcGCAATTTTGCATCTACGAAATTAAATCTTTAACGGTTTaaacaaaatcattaaaattaaaatatagaaatgacTTGTGTTTAGACAGTGTCAGTTAAGCAGGTAATGACCCAATTTGATCAATTACTTTTTGCGATGAATCATTGTCAAAAGTGTCACAAGTCTTGTGGACTTACGTTAGCGTATTGCACGGTAATTTTTTAGGCGGTTCATCCATTATGCCAGACTAGGTGTACTCTATTACGGGAGACAGCGTTGCAGGATGTATGTAACGTGGCTCGAGATACGCATGTTAAAATTCctctttaatgttatttaaaatcgTATACAGCGCTCGAATAATCCACGCCGGTTTACGGCATCACGATGTAGAATGATGTAGAACGATGTTGATTCGCGTCACCCTGTACACCGCGGTACACAGAACACAGACACGATCAGTATCTCAACGTGTTTGTTTCCCGTACTTTTCAACTTTGCCTCCCTTTTCCTTCCAACGTCTATTCATATGCCTCGTCTCGTTTTGGGTGCAAGAGAATAGAATGTGGTGTAACATAGTTGTGATAAACGAAACAACCGGGACACCGTGATCAACCCGATCGACGGTCGGTTCGGCGCGCGCTATCTCCTAGTTGCCGTTGCTCGTGAACGAGAGCGCGAGTCGCGGCGCCGACGGTAACGACGGTTAACCGATTCCCCGCGCGCGTCACCAGCGACAAAACACAAGTTCGTAACGGGCCACTCCTCTCGCTCGAGTCATCCACCACGCGATGCGCGTACTCGACGCGCCCGACGCCCTGCTCTGAGAGTATTCTCGTACATACGTCTGGCGCGCGAACAGCGGTGATGCTAATCGCGCGCGGCACTTGTTGACACGGCGGATTCGACTTCGACCAGGAGATCGCGATCCCGAGGTGAGCGCGCGAGGACGACACGCGATTCAAGGAATGCGACG harbors:
- the LOC105200214 gene encoding uncharacterized protein LOC105200214 encodes the protein MDEPPKKLPCNTLTAKELLCNRGITNHTLEKWERSLKTLPKNGQKHFEPDNSMLQNVQIENGLKNRRDLLNIERVERISELACAEWLPSQKRARVTKRSGQDWSNFGLERNGSLYLLAEETLFLMETNCLELIWNGLSCSIQQAYEILLDDSACTLEEYRVYSQLTRYGYRIQRYLYEELDKCNKTDESAPAKRKIIVDPENGLRMSDNQSQNKPNSKKSKPTLTKDAPQTSDKPPVSLNIKDHQKTTVQETVKQTVRNLVDIVCNIESNENGNKPATSQGTANNVTENDTNNEEKNRNSKPEIISDETLLGNILILKDTSCKASKWPGARIQRNVKKLPKRNDKVSPPEISIIDSSSTGDNSRHTAKRKVFTQNDECHAKKSKHEVIELLSDDEIQELPRCMTRMEMLNLLPNIALQSEIKEKISRRYIPHNIRPQRSMYQYNRTSILKMQENDKRVRQNCKDNRTNARQNASHSRSPLAINNRSPLLPNPPSLARSPSCPSRPFYALDQVHRTNISLPYPYRFPYNYLSDVYMQNRVTQNVFQNLFVAFGNHGNAVQRSLTIQMNNFMMPIEGYRTRNFFTENSLRHGFYQNVLWQQRFCQRRMTENALTHSNAHSVVSRRRHDDASSSVSHEIVNRPSFTTRLGTSSWMELKKRWSEEKTITIDDEDYKNMNEEDCTEVQVVKLINPLVGPRNASSLTEIFSKLAIIKSAPERIVRRKKSKYKISYNVYSCTQHYRKANPGQPLYSLVVIRKEDSILQPVELNRLQQDAKGSQIVLAYVSMSISYIQPGIITMPNI